One genomic segment of Cellulophaga sp. HaHaR_3_176 includes these proteins:
- the glmS gene encoding glutamine--fructose-6-phosphate transaminase (isomerizing) has translation MCGIVGYIGHRDAYPIIIKGLQRLEYRGYDSAGIALYDGNSINLSKTKGKVEDLKLKSEKTISLEGKLGIGHTRWATHGVPNDVNSHPHYSNSGDLVIIHNGIIENYDSIKTELKNRGYTFQSDTDTEVLVNLIEEVKTKEGVKLGKAVQIALNQVVGAYAIAVFDKNKPDEIVVAKLGSPLAIGIGENEFFIASDASPFIEFTNNAMYLEDEEMAILRLGKEIKLRKIKDDSVVYPMIQELQLNIEEIEKGGYDHFMMKEIYEQPRAILDTYRGRLLADQGLIKMSGIDDNIEKFLNANRIIIVACGTSWHAGLVAEYIFEDLARIPVEVEYASEFRYRNPIITDKDVLIAISQSGETADTLAAIKLAKEKGAFVFGVCNVVGSTISRESHAGAYTHAGPEIGVASTKAFTTQITVLTLIALKLAKSKGAFSESKYREFLTELENIPSKVEKALLSNDLIEKIAEVYKDSTNCLYLGRGYNFPVALEGALKLKEISYIHAEGYPAAEMKHGPIALIDEHMPVFVIATKKGHYEKVVSNIQEIKSRKGQIIAIVTEGDVTVKELADHVIEVPETLESLTPLLTTIPLQLLSYHIALMRGCNVDQPRNLAKSVTVE, from the coding sequence ATGTGTGGAATTGTAGGATATATAGGTCATAGAGATGCTTATCCAATCATTATTAAGGGTTTACAGCGTTTGGAGTACCGAGGTTATGATAGTGCCGGTATTGCCTTATACGATGGAAATTCAATCAACCTTAGTAAGACTAAAGGTAAGGTTGAAGATTTAAAATTGAAATCAGAAAAAACAATTTCTTTAGAAGGAAAGTTGGGAATAGGACACACACGTTGGGCAACTCACGGCGTACCAAATGATGTGAATTCTCACCCTCACTATTCTAATTCAGGAGATTTAGTGATTATTCATAACGGTATTATTGAAAATTACGATTCAATTAAAACCGAATTAAAAAATAGAGGATATACTTTTCAATCAGATACGGATACGGAAGTATTAGTGAATCTTATTGAAGAAGTAAAAACTAAAGAAGGTGTTAAATTAGGGAAAGCAGTTCAGATAGCCTTAAACCAAGTTGTTGGTGCATATGCAATAGCTGTTTTTGATAAAAATAAGCCAGATGAAATCGTGGTTGCTAAATTGGGTAGTCCATTAGCAATAGGTATTGGCGAGAATGAGTTTTTTATAGCGTCTGATGCATCTCCATTTATAGAGTTTACAAATAATGCAATGTATTTGGAAGATGAAGAAATGGCTATTTTACGTTTAGGGAAAGAAATTAAACTTCGTAAAATTAAAGATGATTCTGTTGTTTATCCTATGATTCAAGAACTTCAATTAAATATTGAAGAGATTGAAAAAGGTGGGTATGATCACTTTATGATGAAGGAGATATATGAGCAACCAAGAGCTATTTTAGATACATATCGTGGTCGATTATTGGCAGATCAAGGTCTCATAAAAATGTCGGGTATTGATGATAATATCGAAAAATTTTTAAACGCAAATAGAATTATTATAGTTGCTTGTGGTACATCATGGCATGCTGGGCTTGTGGCTGAGTATATTTTTGAAGATTTAGCTAGAATTCCTGTAGAGGTTGAGTACGCATCTGAATTTAGATATAGGAATCCTATAATTACTGATAAAGACGTTCTTATTGCAATTTCTCAATCAGGAGAAACGGCAGATACTTTGGCTGCTATAAAATTAGCTAAAGAAAAAGGAGCATTTGTATTTGGTGTTTGTAATGTAGTAGGTTCAACTATTTCAAGAGAGTCTCATGCAGGTGCATATACACATGCAGGTCCAGAAATTGGAGTTGCTTCTACTAAGGCATTTACGACTCAAATTACAGTACTTACATTAATTGCTTTAAAATTAGCGAAATCAAAAGGTGCTTTTTCAGAAAGTAAGTATCGTGAGTTTTTAACTGAATTAGAAAATATACCATCTAAAGTTGAAAAGGCATTGCTTTCTAATGACTTAATTGAGAAAATTGCTGAAGTTTATAAAGATTCTACAAATTGCCTTTATTTAGGTAGGGGTTATAACTTTCCTGTAGCATTAGAGGGAGCGTTAAAATTAAAAGAAATCAGTTATATTCATGCAGAAGGATATCCTGCTGCGGAAATGAAACATGGTCCGATTGCTTTAATTGACGAACATATGCCTGTTTTTGTTATTGCAACTAAAAAGGGTCATTACGAAAAAGTAGTTAGTAATATTCAAGAGATTAAGTCTAGAAAAGGACAAATCATTGCTATTGTTACTGAAGGAGATGTTACGGTAAAAGAATTAGCAGATCATGTAATCGAAGTTCCTGAAACTTTAGAGAGCCTTACTCCGCTATTAACAACGATACCATTACAGTTATTATCATATCATATTGCATTAATGAGGGGTTGTAATGTTGATCAGCCACGTAATTTAGCAAAGTCAGTTACTGTAGAGTAA
- a CDS encoding DUF4270 family protein has product MAFYKRLATPIIAAVISVAIFSSCEEELTAIGDGVIGENPFETGVEVFDVFAYNKKINSVKTNGLPLYQLGNFDDPLYGKTVASITTQLQISSAAPIFGSISESEEGTSDTLIEENEIVKEVRLFIPYVTNAIDTDGDGVVDDLDVDPEDPNSDSDGDGFSDNDERIAGTNPLSSTNDNIAFPKKFVLDSIFGNRDAAFNIKIEESKFYLRDLDPNTNFEQSQEYFSNKEFSPEFIGDLIHEGQETVRDTELLFFNEDDADTEDTDESLTVDKTIAPGIWVSLDNTAFFQERILDKEGSNELSTNENFKEFLRGLHITISESDDIFMLLNLSAATVTITYEYDSLVDGVLEKAEEDFVLGFVGGGAIDLTTGGLTTKVGNAVNTFINEEYPVEITEAYNSLESAEKIYLKGGAGSYAEIKLFSEDDAIGASIIDELKSNNWVINEASLVFYVDRETLDAAGDVEEPLRLYLYNTETNQPLYNIATDFSLQTGSSLDSYLFYDGILEKESSKGVQYKIRITDYINNLLIRDGENVTLGLSLTSDIRIVSVGSAMLNSGEVNVPVMSTINPLGTVLFGNNVDDSNSDKQLKLEISYTKPN; this is encoded by the coding sequence ATGGCATTTTATAAAAGATTGGCTACGCCTATTATTGCAGCAGTTATTTCTGTTGCAATATTTTCTTCTTGTGAAGAAGAGTTAACGGCAATTGGTGATGGTGTAATCGGAGAAAATCCTTTTGAGACCGGAGTTGAGGTTTTTGATGTTTTTGCATATAACAAAAAAATCAATTCAGTTAAAACAAACGGTTTGCCATTATACCAATTAGGTAATTTTGATGATCCTTTATATGGGAAAACAGTTGCTAGTATAACAACGCAGCTTCAAATTTCTTCAGCTGCACCAATTTTTGGTTCAATATCAGAATCAGAAGAAGGAACTTCTGATACTTTAATTGAGGAAAATGAGATCGTAAAAGAAGTTCGATTATTCATTCCATATGTAACAAATGCTATTGATACAGATGGAGATGGTGTTGTAGATGATTTAGACGTCGACCCGGAAGATCCTAATAGTGATTCTGATGGTGATGGATTTTCTGATAATGACGAAAGGATTGCTGGTACAAATCCATTAAGCAGTACTAATGACAATATAGCTTTTCCTAAAAAATTCGTTTTAGATAGTATTTTTGGAAATAGAGATGCTGCTTTCAATATAAAAATTGAAGAATCTAAGTTTTATTTACGTGATTTAGATCCTAATACAAATTTCGAACAATCTCAAGAATACTTTTCAAATAAAGAGTTTTCACCTGAGTTTATAGGCGATTTAATTCATGAAGGGCAAGAGACAGTAAGAGATACTGAACTTCTGTTTTTTAATGAAGATGATGCTGATACAGAAGATACTGATGAAAGCCTTACTGTTGATAAGACAATAGCTCCAGGTATATGGGTTTCATTAGATAATACAGCTTTTTTCCAAGAAAGAATATTAGATAAAGAAGGTAGTAATGAGTTGTCTACAAATGAAAATTTTAAAGAATTCTTAAGAGGTTTACATATTACAATCTCTGAATCTGATGATATATTTATGTTATTAAATTTATCAGCTGCTACTGTAACTATTACGTATGAGTATGACTCATTAGTAGATGGAGTATTAGAAAAAGCAGAAGAAGATTTTGTTTTAGGTTTTGTTGGCGGTGGTGCTATCGATTTAACTACAGGAGGATTGACTACTAAGGTTGGTAATGCTGTAAATACATTTATTAATGAAGAATATCCTGTTGAAATAACAGAAGCATATAACTCATTAGAAAGTGCTGAAAAAATATATTTAAAAGGAGGGGCGGGTTCTTATGCTGAAATCAAACTTTTTAGCGAAGATGATGCAATAGGTGCTAGTATCATTGATGAGTTAAAATCTAACAATTGGGTTATTAATGAAGCGAGCTTAGTTTTTTATGTAGATAGAGAAACTCTAGATGCAGCAGGAGACGTTGAAGAGCCTTTGCGTTTGTATTTGTATAATACGGAAACAAATCAACCTTTGTATAATATCGCTACAGATTTTAGCTTGCAAACGGGGTCGTCTTTAGATTCTTATTTGTTTTATGATGGAATTTTGGAAAAAGAAAGTAGTAAAGGGGTTCAGTATAAAATCCGTATTACAGATTATATAAATAATTTACTTATCAGAGATGGTGAGAATGTAACTTTAGGTCTTTCTTTAACTTCAGATATTAGAATTGTAAGCGTAGGAAGTGCTATGTTGAATTCTGGTGAGGTAAACGTGCCAGTTATGTCTACTATAAATCCATTGGGAACCGTTCTTTTCGGAAACAATGTTGATGACTCGAATTCTGATAAACAATTAAAACTAGAAATCTCATATACAAAGCCAAATTAA
- a CDS encoding glycogen/starch synthase → MNGKKILFVSSELVPYLPENEVSLMSYETPKMVNGNGGQIRIFMPRYGNINERRHQLHEVIRLSGMNLVINDMDMPLIIKVASIPKERIQVYFIDNEEYFKRKATFTDEDGTLFPDNDERAIFFAKGIVETVKKLNWSPDIIHVHGWMASLVPLYLKKYYADEPLFSESKVVTSVYSKGFEGELSSEMVKKIAFDGISEDSVEALKKPDYNNLLKVAVDYSDAVILAAEEVSEDLSNHITNLEKPVLKYVPFHEFEEAYANFYNTEVLK, encoded by the coding sequence ATGAATGGTAAAAAGATATTGTTTGTATCTTCAGAATTAGTACCCTACTTACCCGAGAACGAAGTTTCTTTAATGTCTTACGAGACACCAAAGATGGTTAACGGAAATGGAGGCCAGATAAGAATCTTTATGCCTAGGTACGGTAACATCAATGAACGCCGCCACCAATTGCATGAAGTAATTAGGTTGTCTGGGATGAATTTGGTAATTAATGACATGGATATGCCTTTAATTATTAAAGTAGCATCGATTCCTAAGGAAAGAATACAAGTATACTTTATTGATAATGAAGAGTACTTTAAGAGAAAAGCAACATTTACTGATGAAGATGGTACGCTTTTCCCTGATAATGATGAACGTGCAATATTCTTTGCAAAAGGAATTGTAGAAACAGTTAAGAAATTAAACTGGTCTCCAGATATTATTCACGTACATGGATGGATGGCATCTTTAGTGCCATTGTATTTAAAGAAATATTATGCTGATGAACCATTGTTTTCTGAAAGCAAAGTAGTTACTTCAGTATATTCTAAAGGGTTTGAAGGTGAGTTAAGTTCTGAAATGGTTAAGAAAATTGCTTTTGATGGCATTTCAGAAGATAGCGTTGAAGCTTTGAAGAAACCTGATTATAATAATTTGTTAAAAGTAGCTGTAGATTATTCTGATGCTGTAATTTTAGCTGCAGAAGAAGTCTCAGAAGACTTGAGTAACCATATTACCAACCTTGAAAAACCAGTGCTAAAGTATGTTCCTTTTCATGAATTTGAAGAAGCATACGCAAATTTTTACAACACTGAAGTTTTAAAATAA
- the panC gene encoding pantoate--beta-alanine ligase codes for MQLINTKNELKDTLSVILSQSKTLGLVPTMGALHKGHLSLIEKAFNENDSLVVSIFVNPTQFNNKEDLEKYPKTLENDLSLITSVSDEIIVYTPSVEEIYAANVKAEVYNFEGLDRVMEGEFRDNHFNGVGTIVEELLTSIKPTKAYFGEKDFQQLQIIRKLVAIKNIPVEIIGCPIVREANDLAMSSRNERLPKELREKASFIYQTLLEAKNKFGTKSALDVIKWVENEFENNQNFKLEYFQISDSEDLKPVISKIKNKKYRAFIAVFADEIRLIDNIAL; via the coding sequence ATGCAATTGATAAACACAAAAAATGAATTAAAAGACACTTTGTCAGTAATTCTTTCTCAATCAAAAACCCTTGGTTTAGTCCCAACAATGGGAGCTTTACACAAAGGGCATCTCTCATTAATCGAAAAAGCTTTTAATGAAAATGACTCTTTAGTTGTTAGTATTTTTGTTAACCCAACTCAGTTTAATAACAAGGAAGATTTAGAGAAATACCCTAAAACTTTAGAGAACGACTTGTCTTTAATCACTTCTGTTTCAGATGAAATTATTGTTTACACACCTTCTGTTGAGGAAATTTACGCAGCTAATGTAAAAGCTGAAGTATATAATTTTGAAGGTTTAGACAGAGTTATGGAGGGTGAATTTAGAGATAATCATTTTAATGGCGTTGGAACAATTGTTGAAGAATTACTAACATCAATAAAACCAACAAAAGCTTATTTTGGCGAAAAAGACTTTCAACAGCTGCAAATAATCAGAAAATTAGTTGCTATAAAAAATATTCCTGTAGAAATTATCGGTTGCCCAATTGTTAGAGAAGCTAATGACCTTGCAATGAGTTCTAGAAATGAAAGACTGCCAAAAGAACTTAGAGAAAAAGCTTCTTTTATATACCAGACTCTACTAGAAGCTAAAAATAAGTTTGGCACAAAAAGTGCATTAGATGTAATTAAGTGGGTTGAAAATGAATTTGAAAATAATCAGAATTTTAAATTAGAATATTTTCAAATTTCAGATAGTGAAGATCTAAAACCCGTTATTTCAAAAATTAAAAATAAAAAATACAGAGCTTTTATTGCTGTTTTTGCAGACGAAATTCGTCTTATAGATAACATTGCTTTGTAA
- the panD gene encoding aspartate 1-decarboxylase — MLIEVVKSKIHRVKVTGADLNYIGSITIDEDLMDAANIIRGEKVQIVNNNNGERLETYAIPGPRKSGEITLNGAASRRVAVGDILILITYGQMDIEEAKTFNPSLVFPNEENNLLN, encoded by the coding sequence ATGCTAATAGAAGTTGTAAAATCTAAAATTCACCGTGTAAAAGTCACTGGAGCTGATTTAAATTATATCGGTAGTATTACTATTGATGAAGATTTAATGGATGCTGCTAATATCATTCGCGGAGAAAAGGTTCAAATTGTAAATAACAACAATGGTGAGCGTCTTGAAACGTACGCTATACCTGGACCAAGAAAAAGTGGCGAAATTACTTTAAACGGAGCTGCATCTAGGAGAGTCGCTGTTGGTGACATTCTTATTTTAATCACGTACGGACAAATGGATATTGAAGAAGCTAAAACCTTCAACCCATCATTGGTATTCCCGAATGAAGAAAACAATTTATTGAACTAA
- a CDS encoding lysylphosphatidylglycerol synthase transmembrane domain-containing protein, producing the protein MKKNIKKNLKTILPIALGVFLVWYSYNSTSPEDRKQIIFYIKEANLLWVGLSVFLGILSHFSRAIRWNYLLEPLGYKPKIANNVLIILTAYFANLGIPRSGEILRATALTTYEKVPFEKGFGTIVTERVIDLIMLLSIVITTFFLQTDIILDFFKTKGFNITNIIILLSVGIVGAAILFYIIKKSTHPFLIKIKEFATGLIQGVLSIFKMKNKWAFIFHTLFIWAVYVGMFWVIKYTVPETIELSISQLLVAFVFGAFAMTATNGGIGLYPIAVSSALAIFGISSISGDAFGWIMWISQTLMVVVFGAISFLVLPLLNRNQ; encoded by the coding sequence TTGAAAAAAAATATAAAAAAGAATTTAAAAACAATACTCCCAATAGCCTTGGGAGTTTTTTTGGTTTGGTATTCTTACAACTCCACATCACCTGAAGACAGAAAGCAAATAATTTTTTACATTAAAGAAGCAAACCTTTTATGGGTAGGCTTATCTGTTTTCTTAGGAATTCTAAGTCACTTCTCAAGAGCAATTCGTTGGAATTATTTATTAGAACCGTTAGGCTACAAACCAAAAATAGCCAATAATGTTTTAATAATTTTAACTGCATACTTTGCCAATTTAGGTATTCCTAGGTCTGGAGAAATTTTAAGAGCAACAGCTTTAACAACGTACGAAAAAGTACCCTTCGAAAAAGGGTTTGGTACTATTGTTACAGAACGAGTTATCGATTTAATTATGCTGCTTAGTATTGTAATAACTACGTTTTTTTTGCAAACTGATATTATTTTAGATTTTTTTAAAACCAAAGGCTTTAACATAACCAATATCATCATATTACTTAGCGTAGGTATTGTTGGTGCTGCTATTCTATTTTATATCATAAAAAAATCTACACACCCTTTTTTAATAAAAATAAAAGAGTTTGCTACAGGTTTAATACAAGGCGTGCTCAGTATTTTTAAAATGAAAAATAAGTGGGCTTTTATTTTTCATACACTTTTTATTTGGGCCGTATATGTTGGTATGTTTTGGGTTATAAAATATACTGTTCCAGAAACAATAGAATTATCTATTAGTCAGCTACTGGTTGCTTTTGTATTTGGAGCATTTGCCATGACCGCTACAAATGGAGGTATTGGCTTATACCCTATCGCCGTAAGCAGTGCACTTGCTATTTTTGGAATTAGCAGTATATCTGGAGATGCATTTGGTTGGATAATGTGGATTTCACAAACTTTAATGGTTGTTGTGTTTGGTGCAATATCTTTTCTTGTATTACCGTTATTAAACCGTAATCAATAA
- a CDS encoding alpha/beta hydrolase, with product MKQLLPVFALLLCFSINAQVTQEIFESYKLQERRDLQYYVPENYSKEKKYPLIVVLDAEYLFSTVTATAEFYSRFHGMPEAIIVGINQSKDDLRYEDCGFDDVSGLPTEKGKLFFEFLGQEVIPYLETSYNIAPLKMIIGYDITANFTNYYLFKEESLFNSYVSISPTLAPQMETRVPARLSATDKTLFYHLITDGENSKKDKQMPVLNTGIKAIENESLHYFFDEYESADHLSVVTYGIGKAFDNVFNMFKPISTEEYKTQILTSQEPVIDYLTTKYDMIEKLFGFRKNVHLNDIMAIYAATRKKEEFESLKPLSDLCKKEYPETMLGFYFEGEYYEQIGEPKKALRTFEKAFGMDEIDFLTKDMALEKIDALKADFGF from the coding sequence ATGAAACAATTACTTCCCGTATTTGCACTTTTACTTTGTTTTAGTATTAATGCACAGGTTACTCAAGAAATATTTGAATCTTATAAGCTTCAAGAACGAAGAGATCTTCAATATTACGTTCCCGAAAACTATTCTAAAGAAAAAAAATACCCACTAATTGTTGTTTTAGATGCTGAATACTTATTTAGCACCGTTACTGCAACTGCTGAATTTTATAGCAGATTTCACGGAATGCCAGAGGCAATTATTGTAGGCATTAATCAATCAAAAGATGATTTAAGATATGAAGATTGCGGATTTGATGATGTATCAGGTTTGCCAACCGAAAAAGGAAAGTTATTTTTCGAATTTTTAGGTCAAGAAGTAATTCCATATTTAGAGACAAGTTACAACATAGCTCCACTTAAAATGATTATCGGCTATGATATTACAGCAAACTTTACTAACTACTATCTATTTAAAGAAGAGTCTTTATTTAACTCATACGTTTCAATTTCTCCGACATTAGCCCCTCAAATGGAAACAAGAGTTCCCGCGAGATTAAGTGCAACAGATAAAACATTATTTTACCACCTTATTACTGACGGCGAAAATTCTAAAAAAGACAAACAAATGCCTGTTTTAAATACGGGAATAAAAGCTATCGAAAACGAGTCTCTTCATTACTTTTTTGATGAATATGAATCTGCAGATCATTTATCAGTAGTTACTTATGGTATTGGAAAAGCGTTTGATAATGTTTTTAATATGTTTAAACCAATTAGTACAGAAGAATATAAAACGCAAATACTTACTAGCCAAGAACCTGTTATTGATTACCTGACTACAAAGTATGATATGATTGAAAAGCTATTTGGGTTTAGAAAAAATGTGCATTTAAATGATATTATGGCAATTTATGCTGCTACTCGTAAAAAAGAAGAGTTTGAATCATTAAAGCCATTATCAGATTTATGCAAAAAAGAATATCCAGAAACGATGCTAGGCTTCTATTTTGAAGGTGAATATTATGAGCAAATTGGCGAACCTAAAAAAGCTTTAAGAACTTTTGAAAAGGCTTTTGGAATGGATGAAATAGATTTTTTAACTAAAGATATGGCTTTAGAAAAAATCGATGCCCTAAAAGCTGATTTCGGATTTTAA